A single region of the Deefgea piscis genome encodes:
- the gmhB gene encoding D-glycero-beta-D-manno-heptose 1,7-bisphosphate 7-phosphatase, with the protein MKLLILDRDGVINADSPDYIKMPEEWLPIAGSLNAIGELTRAGWTLVVATNQSAIGRGMIDVATLNQIHSKMHKAVHHAGGHLDAVFFCPHAPDSGCSCRKPAPGLILDIAKRFRVDVKDCYMVGDSLRDLQAIATAGGRAILVRTGNGMKTEVRGNLPNGTLIFDDLAAAANWLMYSAD; encoded by the coding sequence ATGAAACTCTTAATTTTGGATCGGGATGGCGTCATCAATGCAGACAGTCCTGATTATATTAAGATGCCCGAAGAGTGGCTGCCGATTGCGGGTAGTTTAAATGCGATTGGTGAACTCACGCGAGCAGGCTGGACTTTGGTGGTCGCGACTAACCAAAGTGCAATTGGACGCGGCATGATTGATGTGGCCACACTCAATCAAATTCACAGCAAAATGCATAAAGCGGTGCATCACGCTGGCGGTCATTTGGACGCGGTTTTTTTCTGTCCGCATGCGCCAGATAGTGGCTGCAGTTGTCGCAAACCGGCGCCTGGTTTGATTTTAGATATTGCCAAGCGCTTTCGTGTTGATGTCAAAGATTGTTATATGGTCGGCGATTCACTGCGTGATTTACAAGCGATTGCGACAGCGGGCGGGCGCGCTATTTTAGTTAGAACCGGCAATGGCATGAAAACCGAAGTCCGTGGCAATTTACCCAATGGTACTTTGATTTTTGATGATTTGGCGGCTGCCGCCAATTGGCTAATGTATTCGGCAGATTAA
- a CDS encoding lysophospholipid acyltransferase family protein, which produces MIWLRSILYWLLLIIITPVFTLIAIVILPLPAVMRNRIIRWWSVILLKWLHLTCGLKFRVEGAENIPEGPMMIMCKHQSAWETMALQLIFPPQVWVMKRELLKMPFFGWALATTSPIAIDRGQRAAAQRQLMEQGKDRLAKGLWIVIFPEGTRIKPGERGQYKQGGARLALDLNVPIVPVAMNSGEFWPKNSFLKWPGEITVRVGAPIASEGKKSLELIKEVENWIEGQMDEISGRGPCFEQKKT; this is translated from the coding sequence ATGATCTGGTTGCGCTCTATTTTGTATTGGTTGCTACTCATTATCATTACGCCGGTTTTTACCTTGATCGCCATTGTGATTTTGCCGCTGCCTGCTGTGATGCGAAATCGAATTATTCGCTGGTGGTCGGTGATTTTACTCAAATGGTTACACCTCACTTGCGGGCTTAAATTTCGGGTGGAAGGCGCAGAAAATATTCCCGAAGGGCCAATGATGATTATGTGTAAACATCAATCGGCGTGGGAAACCATGGCGCTGCAATTGATTTTCCCGCCGCAAGTGTGGGTCATGAAACGCGAATTACTCAAAATGCCATTTTTTGGCTGGGCATTGGCGACTACATCGCCGATTGCGATTGATCGCGGCCAGCGCGCTGCCGCGCAGCGGCAATTGATGGAGCAAGGTAAAGATCGTTTAGCCAAAGGTTTATGGATTGTGATCTTTCCAGAAGGGACGCGAATTAAACCCGGTGAGCGTGGTCAATATAAACAAGGTGGCGCGCGCTTGGCATTGGATTTGAATGTACCGATTGTGCCCGTGGCGATGAATTCGGGTGAGTTTTGGCCGAAAAATTCTTTTTTAAAATGGCCGGGAGAAATCACGGTGCGCGTGGGTGCGCCGATTGCTTCGGAAGGTAAAAAATCCTTAGAGCTGATTAAAGAAGTCGAAAACTGGATCGAAGGGCAGATGGACGAAATCAGCGGCCGTGGCCCGTGTTTTGAGCAGAAAAAAACATAG
- a CDS encoding 2-hydroxyacid dehydrogenase, translating to MRIAVFDSKQYDKTAINAANVQFDHDIVFFDDRLNAKTVPLAQGFDVVCPFVNDKLDAFTIAQLAQLGVKLITLRCAGFNGVDLKAAAAHGIIVTRVPAYSPEAVAEHVFALLLTLVRKTHRAFNRIRDGNFTLDGLEGFNVHGRTFGIVGAGKIGLATARIARGFGCKVLAYDPYPPAQCAVDCEFVTQEELFKRADIISLHSPLFPTTHHMINATTLAQMKPGVVLINTSRGGLINTLALIKSLKSGHVGGVGLDVYEHEEGVFFEDLSDSMLKDDILARLTTFPNVVITSHQGFLTTEALDNIAHSVLQSIDDFIQQRPLGNEVKASA from the coding sequence ATGCGGATCGCCGTCTTTGATAGCAAGCAATACGACAAGACCGCTATCAATGCGGCCAATGTCCAATTCGATCACGATATCGTTTTTTTTGATGATAGGCTCAACGCCAAAACCGTACCCTTAGCACAAGGTTTTGACGTTGTTTGCCCCTTTGTGAATGATAAGCTCGATGCGTTCACGATTGCCCAACTCGCCCAGCTTGGCGTCAAACTCATTACCTTGCGCTGCGCGGGCTTTAATGGCGTGGATTTAAAAGCCGCCGCCGCACATGGCATCATTGTCACGCGAGTCCCCGCGTATTCTCCCGAAGCCGTAGCCGAGCATGTGTTTGCGCTGCTACTGACTTTGGTTCGCAAAACGCACCGCGCCTTTAACCGCATTCGTGATGGCAACTTTACCCTTGATGGCTTAGAAGGCTTTAACGTGCACGGCCGCACATTTGGCATTGTCGGCGCCGGCAAAATCGGTTTGGCCACCGCGCGCATTGCGCGTGGGTTTGGCTGCAAAGTACTCGCTTATGATCCTTATCCCCCCGCGCAATGCGCTGTGGATTGTGAGTTTGTGACGCAAGAAGAGCTATTCAAACGCGCCGATATTATTTCCTTACATTCGCCGCTGTTTCCCACCACACACCATATGATTAACGCGACCACGTTGGCGCAAATGAAACCGGGCGTCGTCTTAATCAACACCAGCCGTGGCGGCTTGATTAATACACTGGCACTGATTAAATCGCTCAAGTCAGGTCACGTTGGTGGCGTTGGTCTTGATGTCTATGAGCATGAAGAAGGGGTGTTCTTTGAGGATCTCTCAGACAGCATGCTCAAAGATGATATCTTGGCGCGCTTAACGACGTTTCCAAATGTGGTGATTACTTCGCATCAAGGTTTTTTAACCACCGAAGCACTCGACAATATTGCGCATTCTGTTTTACAAAGCATCGATGATTTCATCCAACAACGTCCCCTTGGCAACGAGGTAAAAGCCAGTGCCTAA
- a CDS encoding surface-adhesin E family protein, translated as MLLRCSLLSAVLLLSACDKKFNDGVKGPVAVPYAKAEWRSYGKTADFEMLVDANSVQHDPQYSEANYTFVWMLQRFNTDQTDEVGQGQYRLKYTRSAIHCDSGRMAGVAVALHDSEDEEVARYDVPGFQWEFTDPAKDSYGADFIRQVCKIMSDKDAAQQDDA; from the coding sequence ATGTTGCTTCGTTGCAGTTTACTCAGCGCAGTATTGCTATTGAGTGCTTGCGATAAGAAATTCAATGACGGCGTGAAGGGCCCTGTTGCCGTGCCATATGCCAAGGCGGAATGGCGTAGTTATGGCAAAACTGCGGATTTTGAAATGCTGGTCGATGCCAATTCAGTGCAGCATGATCCGCAATATTCAGAAGCCAACTACACCTTTGTTTGGATGTTGCAGCGATTTAATACCGATCAAACTGACGAAGTCGGCCAAGGCCAATATCGGCTGAAGTACACACGCTCAGCGATCCATTGTGACTCTGGCCGTATGGCTGGCGTGGCCGTGGCTTTGCACGATAGCGAAGACGAAGAAGTCGCCCGTTATGATGTACCGGGGTTTCAGTGGGAATTCACCGACCCGGCCAAAGACAGCTATGGCGCTGATTTTATTCGACAAGTCTGCAAGATCATGAGCGACAAAGACGCCGCACAACAAGATGACGCTTAG
- a CDS encoding lytic transglycosylase domain-containing protein: MRALSVTLLLSSHLLLSASAFANIDLDELRQAVRARDLPRLAQISDANQGKPLEMYPNYYWLTLQLKQISEDDANQFLNRYANTPLANRFRDDWIKELARRQAWPSFEQEYAKIDSPSAELQCFKSQAAQARNDNSTLKANKALWFTAKPLAASCNPIFDTLFANGSLSENDAWWRIRQALAANRADFARQLSSRVGSPSEFSAKTLAAINSAPDKQIKQLNAAGRANLELQLYALELIGRKNPEQAALIIEQLSPNLSAADQRFAWQQLGLSAARRHHPNASFWLSKADMNDLEEEDQAWFIRSALRAEDWNAVESRIKALPAETQAKNTYRYWLARAYETQNKTNAANEIYLKLADGFDYYGLLAQEKLGAMLQESRAPYTSKPEEINAVAALPGVVRALSLNQQNWRVEANREWNFAMQGLSDTQLLAAAELARKNKMYDRSIYTAERTQKIHDFTLRYPTPYREEAEQAAKEQGLDPAWVYGLMRQESRFISDIRSSAGAAGLMQLMPNTAKWVAGKMKISDFSSADITDVTSNLQMGTYYLAYWAENFNGNAILATAGYNAGPGNARKWRADRELDPTIYIETIPFGETRDYVKKVLSNASHYAHYFKDSPTQLNRRLDKVPAAQ; encoded by the coding sequence ATGCGCGCACTCTCAGTTACCCTACTTCTCAGTAGCCATTTATTACTCAGCGCCAGCGCTTTTGCCAACATCGACTTAGATGAACTGCGCCAAGCTGTTCGCGCGCGCGATTTACCGCGACTGGCCCAAATCAGCGATGCCAATCAGGGCAAGCCGCTAGAAATGTATCCAAACTACTATTGGCTCACGCTGCAGCTAAAACAAATCAGCGAAGACGATGCCAATCAGTTTTTAAATCGCTACGCCAATACGCCGCTGGCCAATCGCTTTCGTGATGACTGGATTAAAGAATTAGCCCGCCGCCAAGCATGGCCATCGTTCGAGCAAGAATACGCCAAGATCGATTCGCCATCGGCTGAATTGCAGTGCTTTAAAAGCCAAGCTGCGCAAGCGCGTAACGACAATTCAACGCTTAAAGCCAATAAAGCCCTGTGGTTTACCGCAAAACCACTCGCCGCCTCGTGTAATCCAATTTTTGATACTTTATTTGCCAATGGCAGCCTGAGTGAAAACGATGCATGGTGGCGAATTCGCCAAGCTTTAGCGGCTAATCGCGCCGATTTTGCTCGACAACTCAGCAGCCGCGTTGGCAGCCCAAGCGAGTTTTCTGCCAAAACTCTGGCTGCAATCAATAGCGCACCCGACAAACAAATTAAACAACTCAATGCCGCCGGCCGTGCCAATCTTGAATTACAACTTTATGCTTTAGAGTTAATTGGCCGCAAAAACCCAGAACAAGCCGCGCTAATTATTGAACAACTGAGCCCGAATTTATCCGCAGCAGATCAGCGTTTTGCTTGGCAGCAACTGGGCTTAAGCGCTGCGCGGCGTCACCATCCCAATGCCTCATTTTGGCTGAGTAAAGCCGATATGAATGATTTAGAAGAAGAAGATCAAGCTTGGTTTATTCGCTCAGCACTACGCGCCGAAGATTGGAATGCCGTCGAATCTCGCATTAAGGCGCTTCCAGCAGAAACACAGGCCAAAAACACCTATCGCTATTGGCTAGCTCGCGCTTATGAGACGCAAAATAAAACCAATGCCGCCAATGAGATTTACCTCAAATTAGCCGATGGCTTTGATTATTACGGCTTATTAGCGCAAGAGAAACTCGGCGCGATGCTGCAAGAATCACGCGCGCCCTACACCAGCAAACCTGAAGAAATCAATGCTGTTGCGGCCCTACCCGGTGTCGTGCGTGCTTTGAGCTTGAATCAGCAAAACTGGCGAGTTGAAGCTAATCGCGAATGGAATTTCGCCATGCAAGGCTTAAGCGATACGCAATTGTTGGCCGCGGCTGAATTAGCCCGTAAAAATAAAATGTACGACCGCAGTATTTATACCGCCGAGCGCACGCAAAAAATTCATGACTTTACCTTGCGCTACCCAACGCCCTATCGCGAAGAAGCCGAGCAAGCCGCTAAAGAGCAAGGTTTAGATCCAGCGTGGGTTTATGGCTTAATGCGCCAAGAAAGTCGTTTTATTAGCGATATTCGTTCTAGTGCTGGCGCAGCGGGCTTAATGCAATTGATGCCCAATACCGCCAAATGGGTTGCAGGTAAAATGAAAATCAGCGACTTCAGCTCAGCCGACATTACTGACGTCACCAGCAATCTGCAAATGGGCACTTATTACCTGGCCTATTGGGCGGAAAACTTTAACGGCAATGCGATTTTAGCTACTGCGGGTTATAACGCGGGCCCGGGCAATGCCAGAAAATGGCGCGCAGATCGCGAGCTAGACCCGACGATTTACATTGAAACCATTCCGTTTGGTGAAACCCGCGACTACGTGAAAAAAGTACTGAGTAATGCCAGCCATTACGCGCATTATTTTAAAGACAGCCCAACGCAATTGAACCGACGCTTAGATAAAGTGCCTGCCGCACAATAA
- the glyQ gene encoding glycine--tRNA ligase subunit alpha, giving the protein MLTFQEILLKLQTYWAGHGCALLQPYDIEVGAGTFHTATFLRSIGPEPWNAAYVQPCRRPKDGRYGENPNRCQHYYQYQVVLKPSPDNIQELYLGSLQELGIDTSVHDVRFVEDDWESPTLGAWGLGWEVWLNGMEVTQFTYFQQVGGLDCKPVLGEITYGVERLAMYLQGVDSIYDIVWTVYPNGQKVTYGDIYHQNEVEQSIYNFEQSNVPFLFDQFNHFESEAKRLIDGGLALPGFEMVMKCSHMFNLLDARGAISVTERAAYIGRVRNLARLVAQAYHDSREALGFPMCQLPE; this is encoded by the coding sequence ATGCTGACTTTTCAGGAAATCCTTCTCAAGCTCCAAACCTACTGGGCTGGGCACGGCTGTGCCTTGCTGCAGCCTTATGATATCGAAGTAGGTGCAGGAACCTTTCATACTGCGACCTTTTTGCGCTCAATCGGCCCAGAGCCTTGGAATGCCGCTTATGTGCAACCTTGCCGCCGTCCAAAAGATGGGCGTTATGGTGAAAATCCAAATCGTTGCCAGCATTATTACCAATACCAAGTGGTACTCAAGCCATCGCCGGACAATATCCAAGAATTATATCTAGGGTCATTGCAAGAGCTGGGTATCGACACCTCAGTGCACGATGTGCGCTTTGTTGAAGACGACTGGGAAAGCCCAACCTTGGGCGCTTGGGGTCTGGGTTGGGAAGTGTGGCTTAACGGTATGGAAGTCACGCAGTTTACTTACTTCCAGCAAGTGGGCGGTCTAGATTGCAAGCCGGTATTGGGCGAGATCACTTATGGTGTCGAGCGTCTAGCGATGTACCTGCAGGGGGTAGATAGTATCTACGACATCGTTTGGACGGTGTACCCGAATGGTCAAAAAGTCACTTATGGCGATATTTATCACCAAAACGAAGTCGAGCAATCGATTTATAACTTCGAGCAATCGAATGTGCCGTTTTTGTTTGATCAATTCAACCATTTTGAATCTGAAGCCAAACGCTTGATCGACGGCGGCTTAGCCTTGCCCGGTTTTGAAATGGTGATGAAATGCTCGCATATGTTCAATTTACTGGATGCGCGTGGCGCGATTTCAGTGACTGAGCGTGCCGCTTATATTGGCCGAGTTCGCAATCTAGCGCGTCTGGTGGCGCAAGCGTATCACGACAGCCGCGAAGCATTGGGCTTCCCAATGTGCCAATTGCCGGAATAA